The segment GGCGCCTCGCGGGTGACCTCGAGCACCAGGTAGAACGGGTTGTCCGTGGTCGACACCGGGCGGCCGTCGCCCTGTGGGGCCAATCGATGCGAGCCTGCCCATGCCTGGACCTGGCCGGCTTCGTCAAGCAGCGCGACGCCGGCCTCCAGGTCGGTGTGGCCCACCGCGTGTTCGAGCGCCGGGAAGGTTGCCTGCAGATTGGAGGGGGCGGCGCTCGCTTCATCCGCGAGGCGGTTCGCAAGCAGGTACGCGGCGTGGAGGTCGCCGGCCAGCCGGTCGGTGGCCCGGTCGACACGCGACTGCTGGATCGTTGACCAGTGGGTCTCGAGTTGCGCGAGTCGCCACTCGGTGATCAGCGGGATGAGGGCGAGGAGGGCGAGCGCCGCGCCGACCACCCGGGTCCGCCAGCCGCTCCACGGGCGGCGCACCCAGAGGGCGAGGGCCGCGCTGAGGCATGCCACGAGCACCCACCCGAGCGTCGGCGTGCGCAGCCATTCCCCGGCGGCGATAACCGTCAGGGCGGCCGACGGCAGCCACCAGCGATGCGGGGAGGGGTTCACCCGCGTATTATACGCAGGATGAGTTCGACTTTGCCCTGCCGGCTCAAGGAAATGCTCCCTGCCGAGGTGGAGCGCTGCCTCGCCCGCCGGCCGACGCTGATCCTGCCGGTCGGATCCACCGAGCAGCACGGCGCCCACCTCCCGCTCGGGATCGACACGATTCTCGTTGAGCGGCTCGCGGACGACCTCTCCGCGCGCTTTGGGGTCGTGCGAGCCCCGGCGGTCGAGTACGCAGCCAACCGCGACCCGCATCGCCCCCTGCCGGGGAGCGCGCCACTGGGGCGGAAGACCCTCCATCGTCTCATGAACGAACTGGTGGAGGCGTGGGAGCTTGGGAGCGGTGTGTTGGAGTTCATCATCCTCACCGCGGAAGGGCACGAAGCCCACCAGGAGGCCCTGAGCACCCTTCTGGTCAAGAATGCAAAGGTTCAGGTTGTGGACATCTTCTCGCTCGATTTTGGCTCACTGCTCGAGGAACCGGGCATGCCGGCCCACGGCGGGGAACTCGACACCTCACTCCTGATGCACCTCGCGCCGCACCTCGTGCGCATGGAAGTTGCGGTGGATACACCTCGCGCGATGCCCTCGCTGTCGACACCCGAGAAGGGGGCCCGCCTCTACAAGTTCATCCTGGACCGGATTGCGGTCCGTTGCCTGCACCAGGAGTCGTGATGCGAATCTGGCACCTGCTGCTCTGCGCCCTCTGCAGCGCGTCCGTTCTCAGCGCCCAACAGGCTGACCGGGGAGTCTTCAGCATCCAGCGGGGCGAAACGCCGCTGGGACGGGAGGAGTTCACCTTCCAACCCGCCGCCGACACGAGCGGCGGGGGCATGCTGGCCTCACTCGCCCGCTACCCCGCCACCGCTCCGACGGTCCAGATCCAGGCCATGCTTGAGCAGGGTCCGGGGGGAGCGGTCGTCGCCCTCCAGATCGACACCCGCAGGCCGTCGGGAGTGAATCGTGTCCTCGGCGCGGCGCTCAAGGACAATCTCACGATCCGCCATTCGACCTCGGCGGCGGAGACCGTGCGCGAATACCCCCGGGCGGCGGGCATCGTCATTCTCGACGACAGCGTCTTCGCCCTGTACCAGGTCGTGGCCCGACGGGCCACGGCGGCGGGCGCGCGCATGCAGGTGCTCTTTCCAAGGTCGGGCCGCCGCGGGCAGCTCACGGCCACCCTCTCCGATCCGAAGACCATCGATCTTACCGGAGCGGTCGGCGGTACCCTCACCGTTGATGCCTCAGGCCGGCTGATGCGCGTCGTACTCTCCGACGGACTCACCGCGATTCGCCAGTCGAAGTAGCGCCCCCTTCGTAAGTCGTTATTTCGTAGTATCTTCCCTCCAGTTCGTCCCAAGCTGAAACTCAACCTGTGCCCCCTCCGTAGGGGGCGCACGATCTTCTCTCTGGCCTGACGACACTGGGGATTACTTCATGACGCATTGGAAGCGGTTGCTCGCGCTCGGCCTTTTCGTTCCGAGCCTGGCCCTCGCCCAGCAGCCCACGACGCCAACGGCGACACTGGAACCGGCCCCGACCGCCGGCATTTCGCTCCAGGACGCCATCAGTTCCGCCCTGGCCAAGAATCCCGGCTACCTCCAGTGGCTCAACAATGAGAGCCCGGCAAACCTCGCGGTGAAGAGCGCCTATGCGAGCTTCATCCCGAGCGCGAGTGTCTCGGGTGGCTTCAACTACACCGGGTCCGGCTCCTCCAACTTCGGCGGTACGAACGTCGTCAAGACGTCGGCGTCGGTCGGTTCCAACTACAGCATCGACCTCAATTGGACGCTCGATGGCCGCGTGCTGAACACCCCCGGCCAGACCCGGGCCAACCTCCGGGCCACCAAGGAGCAGATTGCGGCGGCCAACGTCCAGCTCCGCGCCGCGGTGAACACGGCGTACCTGAACGTGCTGCAGACCAACGCACGCATCGAGGTGGTCACCCAGCAGGTCGCCCGGAACCGCGTGTTCCTCGACCTCGCGAAGGCGCGCTACCAGGTGGGACAGGCGACGATGCTCGACACCCGGCAGGCCGAGGTGACCCTCGGCCAGTCGGAAGTGGACCTGCTGGTGGCCAGGCAGCAGAACGCCGACGCCCGGCTGGAACTCTTCCAGTTGATGGGCGTCACCGCGCCAGAGGGGTTCGAGACCATCGCCCTGACCGATTCCTTCCCGGTGACGGAGCCCTCGTACTCGCTCAACGACCTGCTCAGCAAGGCGTCAGAGGTGAATCCAAACCTCAAGGCTGCCGTGGCGTCGGCCGACGCGAGCGGGTACAACCTGAGCGCCGTCAAGAGCGAGTATTTCCCGTCGCTGCGGGCCAGCGCCAACTGGAGCGGCTACACGCAGGAGTACACCGACGATCAGTCGCTGGTGAACCAGGCGTACGCCAGCGCGAGCGGCGCGGCGGCCAACTGCACCTTCCAGAACCAGATCATCCAGGGCCTGACCTACGGCCCGGGCGGGATTCCCGGCCAGCCGAATGGCGGGATCATCCCCGACTGTTACGCCTATTCAGGGTTGAACGCCACAGGCACGGCGCTCGATCCGATCGTGTCCCAGCAGATCATCGACAACAACAACACCTTCCCGTGGAACTTCACCACGCAGCCGTTCCAGATCTTCGCCGGCATCTCGCTGCCGATTTTCAACGGCCTGCAGCGTGAGACCCGCGTCTCCCAGGCCAAGGCCCAGCGGGACGACGCCACCGAAGAGGTGCGGGCCCAGTCCCTGCTCGTCCGGAGGCAGGTGACGAGCCGCTACCTCGCCATCGGAGCCGCCTACCAGGCGATCGGCGTCGCGGAAGAGAACAAGGCCGCCGCCGCCGACCAGCTCCGGCTGGCGCAGGACCGGTACCGGCTCGGCCAGGGCACCGCGCTGGAACTCTCGGACGCCGAGGGTGCGGTGCAGCGCGCCGATGGAACGTATGTCGACGCCATCTATGGTTATCACAAGGCCGTGGTCGCGCTTGAAGAGGCGGTCGGGCAACCCCTTCGTTAATCCCGAGGATGCACATGTCACGTCGCACCAAGTTCGGACTTATCGCCGCCATCCTGATCGTCGTGGTCGGTGGACTGTTCTTCCTCACCGCGGCCAACCGCAACAAGCGGGCGGTCGAGGTCCGGTTTGACACGGTCCAGCCCCAGGACCTCGTCGCCTCGGTCACGGCCAGCGGTCGCATCGAGCCGAAGACGAAGGTGGACATCAGCGCCGACATCACCGGGCGTGTCACACAGATTGCGGTCAAGGAGGGCGACTGGGTCAAGAAGGGGCAGTTCCTGCTCCAGATCGACCCGGCCCAGTATGAGGCCGCCGTTGCCCGGACCGAGGCGTTGCTCTCGGCCTCCACCGCCTCGTACGTCCAGGCGAAGGCCAACTACGACCAGGCCAAGCGGACGGTCGATCGCGCCAAGGAACTGAGCGCCAGCAGCCCGAACCTGATCTCGACCGAGGCGGTCGAGCAGGCGCAGACGGCCTTCGAGGTGGCCGAGGCGAACCTGAACGCCTCCAGCGCCCAGATGGCGCAGAACCGCGCCACGCTGCAGGACGCCAAGGATCAGCTCTCGAAGACGCGACTCATCAGCCCCCTCGACGGCCGGGTCACCCGGCTGAACGTGGAAGTGGGCGAAGTCGCCGTCCCCGGTACCTTCTCGCGAGAGACGGCGTTGCTCATGACCGTGGCCGACCTCTCCGTGATCCTGGCCAAGGTGCAGGTCGACGAAACTGACGTGGTGCGCCTGGCCCTCGGCGACTCGGTGCGCGTGACCATCGACGCCTTCCCCGACACGGGCTTTGTCGGGCGCGTCACCAAGATCAGCAACAGCGCGCAGTTGACCGCCACGGCCACGGCCGGCGGATCCTCCGACCGCGCGGTGGACTTCGACGTGGAAATCACGCTCGAAAATCCGCCCGAGGACATCCGGCCCGACCTGAGCGCCACCGCGAAGATCGTCACCGACACCCGCACCCAGGTGCCCAGCGTGCCGATCATTGCACTGACGGTCCGCCAGCATGAAGTGATGCCGAACGAGAGCGCGCCGGCCGGCAACCAGGCGGCGGACAGCTCGGAGAAGAAGATGACGGACACCGAAGGGGTGTTCGTGGTGCGGGATGGGATCGCCACCTTCACGCCGGTCAAGGTGGGCATCGCCGGTGAGGAGTACTTCGAAGTGGTGTCGGGTGTGCAGCTCGGCGACTCGATTGTCGCCGGCACGTACCAGACGATCCGCGACCTGCAGGACAGCGCCAAGGTCCGCGCGGCCAAGATGCCCGCGCCGGGAGGCGTGAAGTAATGAGCGACCTCGTCATCGCCGTCCGCGCGCTCACCCGCTCCTATGAGATGGGCGCCGAAGTGGTTCAGGCCCTCCGGGGCCTCGACCTCGAGATCCGCCGCAACGAGTACGTGGCCATCATGGGGCCGTCCGGCTCGGGCAAGTCCACGCTGATGAACATGATCGGCTGCCTGGACACCCCGTCGAGCGGCGAGTACTGGCTCAACGGGCAGGAAGTGTCCCGCATGGGCGACGACGCCCTGGCCCGGGTACGGAACAAGGAGATCGGGTTCGTCTTCCAGACCTTCAACCTCCTGCCCCGCGCCACCGCCCTGCACAACGTGGAGCTGCCGCTGGTGTACGCGGGCACCACCGCCCGCGAGCGGCGGGCCCGTGCGGAAGAGGCGCTGACGCGGGTCGGCCTGAAGGACCGCATGCATCACCGGCCAAACGAGCTCTCCGGCGGCCAGCGTCAGCGGGTGGCCATTGCCCGTGCACTGGTCAACCGGCCCTCGATCCTGCTGGCGGACGAGCCGACCGGCAACCTCGACAGCTCCACCAGCGACGAGATCATGCAGGTCTTCGAGCAGCTCCACAGCGAGGGGCAGACCCTGGTCATGGTGACCCACGAGCCGGACATCGCGGCACACGCCGAGCGCGTCGTGGTGTTGCGTGACGGCCGGGTCGAAAGCGACGTCCTCAACCGGACGAAGGCGGCCTGAGCCGATGCCACTCTGGGAAGCGGTCACGATGGCACTCCGCACGATCCGGGCGCAGAAGCTGAAGAGCTTCTTCTCCCTCATCGGCGTGCTGATCGGGGTCATGTTCCTGATCGCGGTCGTCTCGATCGTGCAGGGCATGAACGTGTACATGGAAGACCAGTTCGCGAACCGGCTCATCGGGCTCAACGTCTTCCAAGTGCGTCAGCGACCGAACTTCACCACCGGCAACGTGACCCGGGAGACCTGGCTCAGCTGGCGGCGCCGGCCGCGGATCACGTACGCCGACGCGGACTACATCAAGGCGCGACTCAGGACGCCCGCGACCATCGCGATGTATTGCGCGGACCGGATGGCGCTGACCTACAATGGCAAGACGGCCAAGGATATCGACCTGGTCGGGACCGAGGAGACGTACTTCCAGATCAAGAATCTCGAGATCGCCAACGGACGGGCCTTCTCCGCCCAGGAGGTCCGCGCGGCGCAGACCGTCGTGGTCATCGGCGACCTGGTGGCCGAGAAGCTCTACCCCGGCCAGGACCCTGTCGGCAAGGAGGTCACGATCGCGGGCCTCCCCTACCGGATCGTCGGCGTCGCGGCCAAGCAGGGGACGATGTTCGGCCTCTCGATGGACAAGTTTGCGATCATGCCATACACCGCGCCGGCCCGGCGGTACATCTGCCCGATCAACATCCTGGACGACATCCAGATCCAGACGGCGGGTCCGAGTGACATGGTGGCGGCGATGGCGGAGGTCGAGGCGATGATGCGCATCCGCCGGCAGCTCAAGCCCGCGCAGGAGAACAATTTCTACCTCCAGACGGCGGAAGGTGCACTCGAGGGGTGGAAGCGGTTCTCCAAAATCCTCTTCATGGCGCTCCCAGGGCTGGTGGCGATCTCACTGGTGGTGGGCGGCATCGTGATCATGAACATCATGCTGATGGCCGTGTCCGAACGGACCCGGGAAATCGGCATCCGGAAGGCGCTCGGCGCCAAGCGGCGCGACATCCTTGCCCAGTTCGTGGTCGAGTCGGCCACCCTGTCGGTGGTGGGCGCCATCTTCGGCATCGGGGCGGGTATCGGACTGGCCTTCGCCGTGCGGGCGCTCTCTCCCCTGCCGGCCGCCGTGGCCCCCTGGTCCATCCTGGTGGGCGTCACGCTGGGTATCATCGTCGGCGTCGTGGCGGGCGTGTACCCGGCCACGCGCGCCAGTCGTCTGGATCCCATCGTGGCGCTCCGCGCCGAATAGCGAGGCGACTCCATGTCCCAGAGTTTCAGCCGGGCCTTCGAGGGCATCGGCATCGCACTCGACTCGCTGCGGGCGAGCAAGGTCCGCGCGGCGCTGACCATTCTCGGCGTGGCCATCGGCGTGATGGTGGTCATCGCCATGGCCTCGGCCATCACCGGTATCAACCGGGCGCTCGAAAAGGAGCTGGAGTCGGCTGGCCCACGGACCTTCTTCGTGCAACGCTTCTTTCAGGGCGGGATCAACATCTCCGACGGCTCTGATGAGCTCTCGCCGTGGCGAAAGAATCCCTGGATCACGGTGGAGGAGTCGGAGATGATCCGGCAGCTGCCAGCCATCCAGGAGGTGTCCATCGACGAGGGCACGCAGGGACCGGTGAAGTACGGCGACACCGAGCTGCCGAGCGTCGGCATCGCCGGGTTTGGCCCGGCGTGGGTGTACGTGACCGGCGGCGAGATCGTGGCGGGACGGAGTTTCACCGCCATGGAGTATGCGGCCGGCGCCCGGGTGGCCGTCATCAACGACAAGGTGGCGGAGGCGCTGTTCCCGGGGCTCGACCCCATCGGCAAGACGATCAAGATCTTCGGGCAGCCCTTCCAGGTGATCGGCCTGCACGTGGCCGCCGCCTCCCTTTTCGGCGGCGGCGACCAGGCCCGGCTCGCAATTCCGCACACAACGTTCGAGAAGGTCGCGGACTACTGGAAGGGCTGGATGAGCATCTCCGTCATGCCGGTCGACGAGGTGACGGTGGAGGAGGCGCAGGACCAGGTGGTGGCGGCGCTGCGAGGTAGCCGTGGGCTCAAGCCGTCGCAGGAGAACAACTTTGCCATCCTCACCCAGGACCGGATCCTCGAGACGTTCGACAGCATGACGAGCGCCTTCTTCCTGGTGATGCTGGCGCTCTCCAGCGTGGGCTTGATGGTAGGTGGCGTCGGGGTGGTAGCCATCATGATGATCTCGGTCACCGAGCGCACCCGGGAGATCGGCGTCCGCAAGGCCCTTGGCGCCACCCGACGCGAAGTACTCTTCCAGTTCCTGGTCGAGGCCGCTACCCTCACTCTCGTGGGCGGCGTGGTCGGCATGATGCTCGGCGGCCTGATTGCGCTGGGCATCAACAAGCTGACCCCCATCCCCGCCGCCGTCCCCCTCTGGTCGGTCGTGGTGGCGCTGCTGGCATCGATCGTGACTGGCATCATGTTCGGCATGTATCCCGCCAACAAGGCCAGCAAGCTGGATCCGGTGGAGGCGTTGCGGTACGAATAGCGATGGCGGGGAGGCGGGAAAGCGCGGGGAAGGCCGCCGTGCCCCGCCTCCCCCGCTTTCCCGCCTCCCCGGTGCCCCGCTAGTTTTCCGACATGCCCCTCCGTGAAGCCTTCCGCCTCGCCCTCCAGTCGATCCTCGGCAGCAAGCTGCGGTCGTTCTTCACCCTGCTGGGCATCATCGTCTCCGTCGGCTTCCTCGTGGCGGTGGTGGCGATCATCCAGGGGATGAACGCCTACGTGAAGGAGAACATCGCCGGCGCCGTCATCGGGACCAACGCCTTCCAGGTCCGCCGGACGCCGGTGTCCGTGGGGTTGATGGACGACGAACAGGTCCGAGCCATCGCGAAGCGCCCCCTCGTCACCACCGACGATGCCGAAGTGGTCCGGCGCGCCCTCCCCGACGCCCAGGCGGTCGCCTTCCAGTCCGGGTGGCCCACCCCGACGAGCGACCTGACCTACCGCAACCAGCGTATCGGCGACGTCCTCGTCTTCGGCATCACCCCGGACTACCAGATTGTCCGCGACTACGTGTTTGCCGCCGGCGAACCGATGAGCGACCCCGACGTGGACGGGCGCCGCATGGTGGCGGTGGTCGGCTTCGACGTCGCCGACAAGC is part of the Gemmatimonadales bacterium genome and harbors:
- a CDS encoding creatininase family protein, yielding MSSTLPCRLKEMLPAEVERCLARRPTLILPVGSTEQHGAHLPLGIDTILVERLADDLSARFGVVRAPAVEYAANRDPHRPLPGSAPLGRKTLHRLMNELVEAWELGSGVLEFIILTAEGHEAHQEALSTLLVKNAKVQVVDIFSLDFGSLLEEPGMPAHGGELDTSLLMHLAPHLVRMEVAVDTPRAMPSLSTPEKGARLYKFILDRIAVRCLHQES
- a CDS encoding ABC transporter ATP-binding protein: MSDLVIAVRALTRSYEMGAEVVQALRGLDLEIRRNEYVAIMGPSGSGKSTLMNMIGCLDTPSSGEYWLNGQEVSRMGDDALARVRNKEIGFVFQTFNLLPRATALHNVELPLVYAGTTARERRARAEEALTRVGLKDRMHHRPNELSGGQRQRVAIARALVNRPSILLADEPTGNLDSSTSDEIMQVFEQLHSEGQTLVMVTHEPDIAAHAERVVVLRDGRVESDVLNRTKAA
- a CDS encoding ABC transporter permease, which produces MSQSFSRAFEGIGIALDSLRASKVRAALTILGVAIGVMVVIAMASAITGINRALEKELESAGPRTFFVQRFFQGGINISDGSDELSPWRKNPWITVEESEMIRQLPAIQEVSIDEGTQGPVKYGDTELPSVGIAGFGPAWVYVTGGEIVAGRSFTAMEYAAGARVAVINDKVAEALFPGLDPIGKTIKIFGQPFQVIGLHVAAASLFGGGDQARLAIPHTTFEKVADYWKGWMSISVMPVDEVTVEEAQDQVVAALRGSRGLKPSQENNFAILTQDRILETFDSMTSAFFLVMLALSSVGLMVGGVGVVAIMMISVTERTREIGVRKALGATRREVLFQFLVEAATLTLVGGVVGMMLGGLIALGINKLTPIPAAVPLWSVVVALLASIVTGIMFGMYPANKASKLDPVEALRYE
- a CDS encoding TolC family protein yields the protein MTHWKRLLALGLFVPSLALAQQPTTPTATLEPAPTAGISLQDAISSALAKNPGYLQWLNNESPANLAVKSAYASFIPSASVSGGFNYTGSGSSNFGGTNVVKTSASVGSNYSIDLNWTLDGRVLNTPGQTRANLRATKEQIAAANVQLRAAVNTAYLNVLQTNARIEVVTQQVARNRVFLDLAKARYQVGQATMLDTRQAEVTLGQSEVDLLVARQQNADARLELFQLMGVTAPEGFETIALTDSFPVTEPSYSLNDLLSKASEVNPNLKAAVASADASGYNLSAVKSEYFPSLRASANWSGYTQEYTDDQSLVNQAYASASGAAANCTFQNQIIQGLTYGPGGIPGQPNGGIIPDCYAYSGLNATGTALDPIVSQQIIDNNNTFPWNFTTQPFQIFAGISLPIFNGLQRETRVSQAKAQRDDATEEVRAQSLLVRRQVTSRYLAIGAAYQAIGVAEENKAAAADQLRLAQDRYRLGQGTALELSDAEGAVQRADGTYVDAIYGYHKAVVALEEAVGQPLR
- a CDS encoding ABC transporter permease; this encodes MPLWEAVTMALRTIRAQKLKSFFSLIGVLIGVMFLIAVVSIVQGMNVYMEDQFANRLIGLNVFQVRQRPNFTTGNVTRETWLSWRRRPRITYADADYIKARLRTPATIAMYCADRMALTYNGKTAKDIDLVGTEETYFQIKNLEIANGRAFSAQEVRAAQTVVVIGDLVAEKLYPGQDPVGKEVTIAGLPYRIVGVAAKQGTMFGLSMDKFAIMPYTAPARRYICPINILDDIQIQTAGPSDMVAAMAEVEAMMRIRRQLKPAQENNFYLQTAEGALEGWKRFSKILFMALPGLVAISLVVGGIVIMNIMLMAVSERTREIGIRKALGAKRRDILAQFVVESATLSVVGAIFGIGAGIGLAFAVRALSPLPAAVAPWSILVGVTLGIIVGVVAGVYPATRASRLDPIVALRAE
- a CDS encoding efflux RND transporter periplasmic adaptor subunit, translating into MSRRTKFGLIAAILIVVVGGLFFLTAANRNKRAVEVRFDTVQPQDLVASVTASGRIEPKTKVDISADITGRVTQIAVKEGDWVKKGQFLLQIDPAQYEAAVARTEALLSASTASYVQAKANYDQAKRTVDRAKELSASSPNLISTEAVEQAQTAFEVAEANLNASSAQMAQNRATLQDAKDQLSKTRLISPLDGRVTRLNVEVGEVAVPGTFSRETALLMTVADLSVILAKVQVDETDVVRLALGDSVRVTIDAFPDTGFVGRVTKISNSAQLTATATAGGSSDRAVDFDVEITLENPPEDIRPDLSATAKIVTDTRTQVPSVPIIALTVRQHEVMPNESAPAGNQAADSSEKKMTDTEGVFVVRDGIATFTPVKVGIAGEEYFEVVSGVQLGDSIVAGTYQTIRDLQDSAKVRAAKMPAPGGVK